A genomic region of Rheinheimera sp. MMS21-TC3 contains the following coding sequences:
- a CDS encoding ArsC family reductase, with translation MTKIYGIKNCDTIKKALKWLTEQQLDFTYIDYRQDGLTAELLAEFSAACGWQNLLNTRGTTYRQLPQEDKENLDETKALALMLAQPAMIKRPLLWHKEQYHLGFKPEQYQQIFDL, from the coding sequence ATGACTAAAATATATGGCATTAAGAATTGTGACACCATTAAAAAAGCATTGAAATGGCTAACCGAACAACAATTAGACTTCACTTATATAGATTATCGCCAAGATGGTTTAACAGCAGAACTATTAGCCGAGTTTTCAGCTGCTTGTGGTTGGCAAAACTTACTTAATACCCGAGGCACAACCTACCGCCAATTACCGCAAGAGGATAAAGAGAATCTAGATGAAACTAAAGCTCTAGCATTAATGCTAGCCCAACCGGCAATGATTAAACGCCCTCTATTATGGCATAAAGAACAATATCACCTCGGATTTAAACCCGAGCAATACCAACAAATTTTTGATCTTTAA
- a CDS encoding PTS glucose transporter subunit IIA: MVNTALQWLPQLGDIRGIGIKSPVSGDILPLKAHPDFLYHSMLLDQALCIKLHQGVIKAPFKAKLTAYLHGNRRIRFTHKSGISVQLDLPLALFTQHAKAIRRLSISAIDVDAGQEIIQIEQHWFNSQQPLYCVLMILPHPIIKALFCCERRVLAAHNAAVIVQTYSK; the protein is encoded by the coding sequence ATGGTCAATACAGCTTTACAATGGTTACCACAATTAGGCGATATACGTGGTATTGGTATTAAAAGTCCTGTAAGTGGTGATATTTTACCATTGAAAGCGCATCCTGATTTTTTATACCACTCTATGCTATTAGATCAAGCTTTGTGTATTAAGTTGCACCAAGGTGTAATTAAAGCACCATTTAAAGCTAAGCTAACGGCTTATTTACATGGTAACCGCCGGATCCGCTTTACTCATAAATCAGGCATTAGTGTTCAATTGGACTTACCTTTAGCTTTGTTTACCCAACACGCTAAAGCTATTAGACGCTTAAGTATCTCGGCTATAGATGTGGATGCAGGTCAAGAGATCATACAAATAGAACAACATTGGTTTAATAGTCAGCAACCTCTTTATTGTGTTTTAATGATTCTGCCACATCCTATAATTAAAGCTTTATTTTGCTGCGAGCGTCGGGTACTTGCCGCTCACAACGCAGCAGTTATTGTGCAAACTTACTCAAAATAA
- the yfbV gene encoding terminus macrodomain insulation protein YfbV: MLFSLLSIVKKGHHYSKQWPSQSELNSLFPENKIILLTALASRYLPFLAMATAYVQYSLLGSEFLIQIVAMMLFIATLPLQGFYWLGVRAKTKLSPAHAAWFRQICNKMQQHGLELPQYKQPSRYIDLAHVLQQAYRQLDKAFIREWI, translated from the coding sequence ATGTTATTTTCACTTTTATCTATAGTTAAAAAAGGTCATCATTACAGCAAGCAATGGCCAAGCCAATCTGAATTAAATAGCTTATTTCCAGAAAATAAAATTATATTGTTGACTGCTTTAGCCAGTAGATACTTACCTTTTTTAGCTATGGCAACAGCTTATGTCCAATACAGTTTATTGGGTAGTGAATTTTTAATCCAAATTGTCGCAATGATGCTATTTATTGCAACCTTACCTTTACAGGGGTTTTATTGGTTAGGTGTAAGAGCAAAAACTAAACTTTCACCAGCTCATGCTGCTTGGTTTCGTCAGATCTGCAATAAAATGCAGCAACATGGGCTTGAATTACCACAATATAAACAGCCAAGCCGTTATATCGATTTAGCTCATGTATTACAGCAAGCATACCGGCAGTTAGATAAAGCCTTTATTCGCGAGTGGATTTAA
- the xthA gene encoding exodeoxyribonuclease III, translating to MKVISFNINGIRARLHQLQALITKHQPDIIGLQEIKVHDDVFPLADVEAMGYHVYHHGQKGHYGVAILSKEPALAMQYGFPTDEEDAQRRMLIGRFSMPDGEAVTILNGYFPQGENRAHPIKFPAKEKFYDDLQNYLNTHHTPDELLAVIGDINISSIDLDIGIGEANAKRWLREGKTSFLPEEREWLQRLKNWGLSDTFRNLHPNVTDRYSWFDYRSKGFLDNRGLRIDVILATEALAKRCIESDIDYELRGIDKPSDHAPVWSVFK from the coding sequence ATGAAAGTAATATCCTTTAACATCAACGGAATTCGTGCCAGGCTACATCAACTACAAGCACTCATTACTAAGCACCAACCAGACATTATTGGTCTGCAAGAAATTAAGGTGCATGATGATGTATTTCCGTTAGCGGATGTAGAAGCCATGGGCTATCATGTCTATCACCATGGCCAAAAAGGACATTATGGTGTCGCCATTTTAAGCAAAGAGCCTGCTTTAGCAATGCAGTACGGTTTCCCCACAGATGAAGAGGATGCTCAGCGTCGAATGTTAATTGGTCGCTTTTCTATGCCTGATGGTGAAGCTGTGACTATTTTGAATGGATATTTTCCACAAGGCGAAAACCGTGCCCATCCAATCAAGTTTCCTGCCAAAGAAAAATTTTATGATGACCTACAAAACTACCTTAACACTCATCACACACCTGATGAGTTATTAGCCGTTATTGGTGATATTAATATTTCTTCAATTGACTTAGATATTGGTATTGGTGAAGCCAATGCTAAACGTTGGTTGCGTGAAGGAAAGACCTCATTTTTACCTGAAGAGCGAGAATGGCTGCAGCGTTTAAAGAATTGGGGACTAAGCGATACTTTTAGAAACTTACATCCTAACGTAACAGATAGATATAGCTGGTTTGATTACCGCTCAAAAGGCTTTTTAGATAACCGCGGCCTAAGGATAGATGTCATTTTAGCAACAGAAGCCTTAGCAAAGCGTTGTATTGAAAGCGATATTGACTATGAATTAAGAGGCATTGATAAGCCTTCAGATCATGCACCTGTTTGGTCTGTGTTTAAATAA
- a CDS encoding SprT family zinc-dependent metalloprotease produces the protein MSGLQINEELYNYTLHYSKRRSLAIQVKAGKVIVRAPLTLPKTKITDFLQQKQQWILNKIQSTARLTTPCWLAEKRIPLFETILQLDIQQGRKSSVQQHQDRLIVTISSRVNSERVNLVQQQLIINWYKQQALDWFTIRVQYWQQLLKVQATEIIIGGWSSKWGYCRSDGRLGFNWRLLMAPTWVADYVALHEVCHLRYLNHSSQYWQLVRKHCADIEQAKQWLKDNQHKLVI, from the coding sequence ATGTCGGGATTACAAATAAATGAGGAGCTTTATAATTATACTTTGCACTATAGTAAACGACGTAGTTTAGCTATCCAAGTTAAAGCTGGCAAAGTTATAGTTAGAGCACCGCTTACGTTACCTAAGACGAAAATTACAGACTTTTTGCAGCAAAAGCAGCAATGGATTTTAAATAAAATACAGAGCACAGCAAGATTAACCACGCCTTGTTGGCTAGCAGAAAAACGAATTCCATTATTTGAGACAATTTTGCAACTCGATATACAACAAGGGCGTAAAAGTAGCGTTCAGCAACATCAGGATAGATTAATCGTTACTATATCATCTCGAGTTAACTCTGAGCGTGTTAATTTAGTTCAGCAGCAACTTATTATAAATTGGTATAAACAGCAGGCCTTAGATTGGTTTACTATCCGCGTACAATATTGGCAGCAGCTATTAAAAGTACAAGCTACAGAAATTATTATTGGAGGTTGGTCAAGTAAATGGGGTTATTGTCGTTCTGATGGTAGATTAGGCTTCAATTGGCGTTTATTAATGGCACCTACTTGGGTAGCTGACTATGTTGCTCTGCATGAAGTCTGTCATTTACGATATTTAAACCATTCGTCGCAGTATTGGCAATTAGTTAGAAAACACTGTGCAGATATAGAACAAGCTAAGCAGTGGCTAAAAGATAACCAGCATAAACTTGTTATATAA